The nucleotide sequence ACCCTCCACTGCTCTGAAATGCTCCGTTTCCCCAAAGCCACTCTCACTTCTGTGCTAATAGCGTAAGACGCGGTGAGACTCCGGTCAATCGTCTTGCACGCTGTAACGGCATTACCGGAGCTGAGTGTCGGTTCGAGCAGGCAAAGTCGACTTTTGTGACGCTCTGATCCTCCTGCCACGTGAACGCTTGTGGCGCATCCTGATCGACTCAATGCCATTCATTGAGATTCCCCGAATGCCGTGTTCCCACCCCATTCCGGGGTCAGTGGGAGAGGATGCTCTGTCCGTAACGGCTGAGGAATCGCCAACTTCAAGGAATCGAGGGCCGAACATCCTGCGGACGTTTTCCGCAGCGAAAGGCGTTTACGGGGACGCACCGAGGTCTCGGTTCTCGCGAAAACCACCCCGTGACAGCGACGTCCCGGTCTCCTGCTGCTGGTGGAGCAGTTGGAGCGAACGTGCGGGGTTTGTTGCTGGCGTGAATCGCGGTCCGCAGCGGCATTTGTCGAGCCGCTATCGGATGCAGAAAATGTAAGGTCGGCTCAAAGTGCGTGGTACAGCCTTTGCGAATGCCGCTTCTCACACAATCCCACCGGCAAGTCCGATTCTTGACTCCTGCTCCCCACCGCTCATGCGATGCGAAGCGGGGTCACGTTACGGGACCTGTCCCCTGTCCTGATGCCAGTCCTCGGGCGTTCACCTGTGGTCTCAAGGAGATGAGAGACGGGTGTTTCGTTCCGCGGTGCTCTAGGAAGGGGTGCGGAACGGGACAATAACAGACACCTGTGGATCATTTGCTTGAGTAGAAAAGGTTGGAATGTCGCGCCTCAATAGTCGGCTGGTCCCACGCTTTGTTTCTCTCTCCAAACCCTATCTGGCTTCAGAACAGAAGTGGGTGGCACGAGGGCTACTGGCGCTGCTCGTCGTTTTAATGCTGACCAATACAGCGGCCAGCGTGCTCCTCAATAAACAGACGGGCGAATTCTCAGACGCTCTGGCAGACCGCGATTCGGATCGCTACTGGCGTTCGATCTATTATACGCTCGGGCTCATCGCCATCGCGGTCCCCGTATACGGGCTTTACTACTATGTTCGCGACCGGCTGACCAATCATTGGCGGCGCTGGATGACCACCCGCTTCATCAATAATTATTTCAGCAACACCGCCTTCTATCGGCTGACGTTTGCTGCAGAAATCGATAACCCGGATCAGCGAATCGCCGAAGACATCAACTCGTTCACACAGAAGTCGATTTACTTCCTGCTGATCTTCATCGAGACGGGACTGCAGTTGATCGCGTTTTGCGGGGTCCTGTGGAATATCTCGCAGCTCTTGGTGTACTTTATTGTGGTTTATGCCATCGTAGGGACTGCGGTTACCACGTTGGTTTTCGGGCGCCCACTGGTCGGTTTGAATTTCTTCCAGTTGCGACGCGAAGCGGATCTTCGTTATAGCCTGGTTCGTGTGCGAGAAAACGCGGAATCGATCGCTTTCTATCGCGGTGAAAAGCAAGAGTCCGATCTGGTGCTGGAACGGTTCAACGATGCCTATATCAACTTTAACAAGCTGGTGAACTGGCAATTCTTTCTGAATATTTTCCAGTACGCTTATATCACGATGACAATGATCATTCCGGGCATCATCCTGGCACCGCGCGTCATGTCCGGGGACATCACGATTGGGGCTGTGGTTCAGGCGACGGGGGCATTTGCAGCCATTTTCGGTGC is from Schlesneria sp. DSM 10557 and encodes:
- a CDS encoding ABC transporter ATP-binding protein/permease, whose amino-acid sequence is MSRLNSRLVPRFVSLSKPYLASEQKWVARGLLALLVVLMLTNTAASVLLNKQTGEFSDALADRDSDRYWRSIYYTLGLIAIAVPVYGLYYYVRDRLTNHWRRWMTTRFINNYFSNTAFYRLTFAAEIDNPDQRIAEDINSFTQKSIYFLLIFIETGLQLIAFCGVLWNISQLLVYFIVVYAIVGTAVTTLVFGRPLVGLNFFQLRREADLRYSLVRVRENAESIAFYRGEKQESDLVLERFNDAYINFNKLVNWQFFLNIFQYAYITMTMIIPGIILAPRVMSGDITIGAVVQATGAFAAIFGALNVIVNKFDVLSYFAAGVSRLDRFAKTLEAMAQTSTVAPDQEHITTQEGDHFQVEQLTAQTPDGKRDLIKDLSLSLNEGDGLLIVGASGGGKSSLLRVLGGLWDYGSGQLTRPGLEKMLFLPQRPYLIIGSLRAQLLYPNYREGVTDEEFQSILEEVNLPNLIERCGGLDVEADWGKMLSLGEQQRLAFARVLLAEKPYVILDEATSALDEKNEATLYDRLRQGEVTLISVTHRPQVARYHTHVLSLTGKGDWELKTAEEYLAEMEADSQIETA